ATACACTTCTTCCATTTCTAATTCGGTATCACAATGAATAAGTGGAAATGGCACATGTCCCAAGAAAGCTTTGCGCGCCAAGTGGATCATCACCGTGCTGTCTTTACCAAATGACCACAGCATACCAAGATTGTTAATGGCGTTGAACGCTTCGCGAAAAATATAAATACTCTGTGCTTCTAGTTGATCTAAATGATCCATAATATTACCTTTTTTAATTCACTTTCATCTATGCCTATTAAACACTCCAATCTGCATCCTGCGGTACATGAAGTCCGCATTCCTGCTTTTGCTCCCCGCCTGGAAAACCAGCCGTATGTGCCCAGCGTCCGGCGCGTTCATCTTCGCCGCTCTTCACAGGTCTCGTGCATGGAGCACAGCCAATGGACAAATACCCTTTATCAACCAACGGATGTTTAGGCAAATTTCTTTTTTCCATTTCACGCGTTACATCATCCTTTGTCCAGCTGAATTGGGGATTGATTTTAAAAATCCCCTTTTCGTCGATCTCAATAGAATCCATATCTTCGCGATCTTTGGTTTGAAATCGCTTGCGCCCGGTTATTAACGCCCGCAATCCTGAGCGGGCTATTTCGCGGTCAAGTGGCTCAACTTTGCGTAGCCAGCAGCACCGATTGGGCTGATAGCTCCATAAGTCTCCCTGCTTATCGATATTATTCACCAAATTAGGATCTGGACGAAGCATTCGTACATCTTTAAGTCCCAAACAATGAATCACTTCATTAACGTAATCTAATGTCTCTGGAAAATGCTTTTCTGTTTCCAAAAATAGAACAGGTATCGTTGGATCGACCTCTGCAACCAGAGCCAATAACACCACAGCATCAGCACCAAATGACGAAACAACAGCAATTTCTCCAGGAAATTCTTCCTTAGCCATGACCCGAATTAAAGGTAAAGCATCAAGTCCACCAAAAAACGTTTGCAGACGCGTTACGGAAACAGTCATAGCCACCCTTCCTTATCAATTAACGCATCCATACGTTTTACCATCTCATTATAAGAAAGCTCCTCTTTTTTCCAGTCCTGGCGTACGGCGTGAAGCTTAGTAATACGCTTGTCCCAATCCAAACCCAACAATTTTTCTAAATGATGACGGATGCGTTTGGCAAGTCCCGGCGCTTTACCGCCGGTAGATACGGAAATCAGTAAATCACCCTGACGCATAATAGAAGGCACATTGAAATCGCATAAATCTGGAGTATCGTGCACATTCACCCACACATGATAGCGATGCGCGATGTCTCGTAGCTGTTTAGATGTTTCCAGGTCCAGCCCAACGACAAACATCATTGCATGCCCAGCAATCTGATCTTCATCTGGAAAGTAATCAAGTACCGTAACCTCCATGCCCTCTGCGCGCAATTGCGCGGCTCGCTTCGTCAAAAGCGCGCCTTTACCAACTAATAAAATGCTCAATGATGGAAGGGCTATAATGGGAAACACGTTGCTATACCTGCTTGATTTTATTTAAGCCACACGGCTCCTGCACATTGTGATTGAAGCTGCGTTACGACATGGTCCGTACCCACACGATGCACATAATCACCATACCCCTCACCCGATAACTTACCTTGGGCATAATCAGCAAAAAACACATCAAACATACGTGGCAATTCGCTGAAAGGAACCCGGTCGAGAATTTTTGTATTCAAACGTGTCCCCTCAAAATCGCCGCCAATATAAATGGCATAATGATCTGGGGTTCTGCCTACAATACCAATATCACCAACATACGGACGGGCACAACCATTAGGGCAGCCCGTCATGCGTACAGCTATTTTTTCCTGCAGAACCCCATGTTTTTCCATTATTTTTTCTAGATCAGCCACCAGCGGTAACTTGACACGCTCCGCTTCAGCAAGGGCCTTTCCACAGGTTGGCAGCGCAACACAAGCCAGAAAATCCCGATATACGGCAGAAATATCTTCACGCAATTTAATGCCATGCTCTTTAAAAAGGGCGATGATATCCGCTTTGTCGGCGGCATCAATGTTACACAACAGGATATTTTGATCCGCAGTTAAACGTAAATCCATGCGATATGTCTGGATTACCTTGCGTAACCCGGTACGAATTCTCTCGTCATCGCGGTCCAGGATTCTTCCGCTAGATATCGGAACTCCTAACCACCATTTACCATCGCCCTGCTCATGCCATCCCAAATGATCGGGTATGTCAAATTTGCCCATAGGCCGTGGATCCTGAAGTGGCTTGCCAAAGTACGACTCCAGCGTTTTACGTGTCCACTCAATGCCGTTTTCTTCTACTACATATTTAAGACGTGCATGCTTGCGATTGGTACGGTCACCATTATCACGCTGCAATTTCACCACAGCTTCAGAGACCGAAACGATATCCTCTGGCTTTACATAAGCAATAGGCGTTGCCAGACGCGGATAGGTATCAGGCTTATTATGGGTAATACCCAGCCCTCCGCCCAAACAGACATTGTAACCCTCCAATGTCTGACCATTGAAAAAGGGAATAATAGCAAGGTCGTTCGTCATCGCATCCACTGAATTGTCCAATGGTTCGGCAATGGCAATTTTGAATTTGCGCGGCAAGTATAATGTGCCGTAGATGGGCTCTTCTTCGGTTTCAGGGTCGACTATATTTTCACCATCGATCCAGATTTCATGGTACGCATGGGTTTGCGGAGCAAAATGTTTTGCCAGTGCATACCCTAAATCTTCGATGATTTTATGCTTGGCATCCTTAATCGGCGCACTCGTCCACAAAATATTACGCACCACATCACCACAAGCCGACAGCGTGCTCAGTAAGGCCTCATTGATGGCTTTGATAAAGGGCTTCATATTTTTTTTAACGATGCAATGGAACTGGAACGTCTCACGCGTCGTAATGCGCAATGTGCCATTGGCAAACTGGTCGCACAAATCATCCATGATCAGATATTGCTTGGCAGTCAATTGCCCCCCTGGCATCCGCAAACGCACCATGAATTCATGGTGCTTTTCCAGGCCTGCTTTTTTACGTTCAGTCGCGGTATCACGATCATAACCAAAATAACTGCCATGAAATTTAAGCAATTCATAAACATCATCTGATACATAATCGTTTGAAGTATCATCCAGTTCCTTACTCACATCACCACGTAAATAGCGACTTGCGAGTTTAATTTCTTCCGCATGGGATGGTTTTTTAACCGTGTCTGTCATGGCATAACCTACTGATTATTGGGGTGGGAAAGGAATTTAACCAATCTCTCCTTGAATCTCAAGCTGGAATTATAATGGGTGACACACCATTATGCAAGCAATTAGTGTAAATAAAAATTATTCCACATGCTTTGGATGTTTTTAGTTTTTTTAAAAACGACACACACTAACATGTCCGCTATAGCTCTAGATGAGCGCGGTATTGATAGCCTATTTTTCTATTTATTGCAATTGCTTCTTTTAAGTTGAAAAAATTCTTTTAACAACCATTGAGCCTCTCTTTCAGCAATACCACCGTAAATTTCAGGCTTGTGATGACAGGAAGTAGAATGGAAGATGCACGGTCCGTGCTCAACGCCACCACCCTTTGGGTCATAGGCTGCAAAATACAACCGTCGGATGCGGGCAAGGCTAATGGCATAGGCGCACATCGGGCAGGGCTCTAACGTCACATAAAGATCACATTCGGTCAGACGGGTATCGCCTAAAAATTCGCAGGCTTGTTTGAGAACCAACATTTCTGCATGAGCCATGGGATTATGCTCCGCCTCTACTTGATTACCCTGTTGAGCAATAACTCTACCTTGATAAACCACAACCGCCCCTACCGGCACCTCATCACGGGCAAATGCCTTTTTGGCTTCTGTGAGAGCAAGGGCCATCCATTCATTCATAGAATCTTCTCCATAAATGACATAAAACTTGGCGCTTCTTCACCATGATCAAGCTGATGTAGACCGATGGCTGGCACATCACTATGCCTGGCCAGGGTAGCCAGCATTTCTTCTACACGCATGGGGGATGAAGGCGTTTCGTTTACCACCAAACCGGCCACCACAATGCCACGCTGCTTGAGTGCCAATAAGGTCAGCAAGGTATGGTTGATGCTTCCCACATAGGTTCCGCAAACCACTAAAACAGGAATAGAGAGTTCCTGCATCCAGTCCAGCACCAGGTACCGATGGTTCAAAGGGACCATAACGCCCCCCACCCCTTCGAATAGAAAATAATCAGCCTCCGTACACACTAATCGTGTTTTACAAAATGCCAGCAGCTCCGATTCGTCAATCTTTTTTCCTTCACGTGCTGCGGCAACGTCGGGTGACAAGGGAGCACTAAACCGCCATGGCGAGACCGTATCGATTTGCTGCACAGTTGGAGCGCACCCCAGTGCCTTGATAAGCAATGCCGTATCCGATGCTTCGTCATCGGACCTAAAACCACTCACAACGGGCTTGCAGGCATCAACCGTCCTTCCTTCTCGGCGCCACTGCGCAATCAAATGTGTTGCTATCCATGTTTTGCCAATATCGGTTCCCGTCGCCGTAATGAACAGTGGCTTCATACATAGCCTTTGATAAAACAAATATCCCACGTAGCAATAATGCCTTTATCATCCGCAAAATGTTGCCTGTAGTAAGTTTCCAATGCTTTAAATTGGCCACGGGTTAAGGTTTGAGCCTGCGCTTTATGGCGAGCCCCCACCTGTTTGATTGAACGCAGTAATGCCATGACATCCGGGTAATGCCATTTGATAATTTCATGGCGAATTTCAACTTCTTTAAAGAGAGCATTGACCTCCCCTAAATAAGGTAATGAAAAATCATAGACAGGCTGCTGTAAACCACAAGCCTGATAGGTCTTCACCAATTCATGGAGCGTATTTTCTGCTGGCACCGCTATTAAACAAAACCCTCCTGGCTCTAAAACGCGGGCCATTTCATTCCATACTTTGAGTGGCTGTGGCACCCATTGTATGGCCATAGACGACAAGACACCATTACATTTACCATTACCCACAGGCACATATTCCATGTCGGCATTGATAGCTTTGCCGTGGACATTACACATCGGCAGCGATAAATCGAATGACAAAAGCTCTGTATCGAAGCGCAAATCATGTAACGCTTGTTCCACAAAACCCGTACCACAACCCATGTCTAACCAGACAGGGTTTTTCTGATGCAATTCACGACTGGCAGCCACCGCTTGGTGAGCCAGAGATTTAGCCACTTGTCTTTGCAACAAGGCAACGTGGTCATAGTGTTGGGCCGCGGCAGAAAAATCGTGCTGGACGCGCTGTTTAAACGAAAAGAGTCTTAACATGTTGCGATCACCCTTGTTAATAAATCCCTGTCATGCAAATGCGGGACATGTCCACCTTGATCCAGCATCACCAATTTATAATCCGGAAGCACTTTTTGAAACGCCTTAATCTGATGAATAGACACCACCTGATCATCATTCGCATGAATAAGGGTGGTAGGAGGGAAACCCTTAAAATCCAGATCATGGCACGAGAAACGGCCCAATTCATCCAGCCACCACAGCCAATGAGCATGGTGGCTCATATTCTCATCCAGCATGGTTTGCATGTATTTGGCCATCTGAGTCGACCCGTGATTCATCAGTGCAAATTTCCGCAATGTTTTTTCTGGATAAGCAGCATAGGCATTACGGAATGACTCAAACACACATGGCGCCATGCCATATTCAGTGCCATTAGCTTGCACATGCTGAAACGGGGGAGCTATTAAAATAAGCCTCTTGGGGTGCAATACCTGCTGTGCAACAAGCCTGCATGCGATCTGCGCCCCTAAACTCCATCCTATAATGATATCCCATGATTGGTTATAACGTAAGCAACATCGTGCAACATCGTCCATATGATTAAAGGGCCGATAATCTAGAGCCTGGGCATCAGGCACATGCGGCAATAAAC
This window of the Alphaproteobacteria bacterium genome carries:
- a CDS encoding NADPH-dependent assimilatory sulfite reductase hemoprotein subunit, with protein sequence MTDTVKKPSHAEEIKLASRYLRGDVSKELDDTSNDYVSDDVYELLKFHGSYFGYDRDTATERKKAGLEKHHEFMVRLRMPGGQLTAKQYLIMDDLCDQFANGTLRITTRETFQFHCIVKKNMKPFIKAINEALLSTLSACGDVVRNILWTSAPIKDAKHKIIEDLGYALAKHFAPQTHAYHEIWIDGENIVDPETEEEPIYGTLYLPRKFKIAIAEPLDNSVDAMTNDLAIIPFFNGQTLEGYNVCLGGGLGITHNKPDTYPRLATPIAYVKPEDIVSVSEAVVKLQRDNGDRTNRKHARLKYVVEENGIEWTRKTLESYFGKPLQDPRPMGKFDIPDHLGWHEQGDGKWWLGVPISSGRILDRDDERIRTGLRKVIQTYRMDLRLTADQNILLCNIDAADKADIIALFKEHGIKLREDISAVYRDFLACVALPTCGKALAEAERVKLPLVADLEKIMEKHGVLQEKIAVRMTGCPNGCARPYVGDIGIVGRTPDHYAIYIGGDFEGTRLNTKILDRVPFSELPRMFDVFFADYAQGKLSGEGYGDYVHRVGTDHVVTQLQSQCAGAVWLK
- a CDS encoding nucleoside deaminase — translated: MNEWMALALTEAKKAFARDEVPVGAVVVYQGRVIAQQGNQVEAEHNPMAHAEMLVLKQACEFLGDTRLTECDLYVTLEPCPMCAYAISLARIRRLYFAAYDPKGGGVEHGPCIFHSTSCHHKPEIYGGIAEREAQWLLKEFFQLKRSNCNK
- a CDS encoding phosphoadenylyl-sulfate reductase, with protein sequence MTVSVTRLQTFFGGLDALPLIRVMAKEEFPGEIAVVSSFGADAVVLLALVAEVDPTIPVLFLETEKHFPETLDYVNEVIHCLGLKDVRMLRPDPNLVNNIDKQGDLWSYQPNRCCWLRKVEPLDREIARSGLRALITGRKRFQTKDREDMDSIEIDEKGIFKINPQFSWTKDDVTREMEKRNLPKHPLVDKGYLSIGCAPCTRPVKSGEDERAGRWAHTAGFPGGEQKQECGLHVPQDADWSV
- the bioD gene encoding dethiobiotin synthase, whose protein sequence is MKPLFITATGTDIGKTWIATHLIAQWRREGRTVDACKPVVSGFRSDDEASDTALLIKALGCAPTVQQIDTVSPWRFSAPLSPDVAAAREGKKIDESELLAFCKTRLVCTEADYFLFEGVGGVMVPLNHRYLVLDWMQELSIPVLVVCGTYVGSINHTLLTLLALKQRGIVVAGLVVNETPSSPMRVEEMLATLARHSDVPAIGLHQLDHGEEAPSFMSFMEKIL
- a CDS encoding methyltransferase domain-containing protein codes for the protein MLRLFSFKQRVQHDFSAAAQHYDHVALLQRQVAKSLAHQAVAASRELHQKNPVWLDMGCGTGFVEQALHDLRFDTELLSFDLSLPMCNVHGKAINADMEYVPVGNGKCNGVLSSMAIQWVPQPLKVWNEMARVLEPGGFCLIAVPAENTLHELVKTYQACGLQQPVYDFSLPYLGEVNALFKEVEIRHEIIKWHYPDVMALLRSIKQVGARHKAQAQTLTRGQFKALETYYRQHFADDKGIIATWDICFIKGYV
- a CDS encoding alpha/beta fold hydrolase, which encodes MTSILTITGWNLIPESLLPHVPDAQALDYRPFNHMDDVARCCLRYNQSWDIIIGWSLGAQIACRLVAQQVLHPKRLILIAPPFQHVQANGTEYGMAPCVFESFRNAYAAYPEKTLRKFALMNHGSTQMAKYMQTMLDENMSHHAHWLWWLDELGRFSCHDLDFKGFPPTTLIHANDDQVVSIHQIKAFQKVLPDYKLVMLDQGGHVPHLHDRDLLTRVIATC